In Vicinamibacteria bacterium, a single genomic region encodes these proteins:
- a CDS encoding NADH-quinone oxidoreductase subunit A, whose amino-acid sequence MPGYAPILILGAVTLGFAVSTAILSRLIGRPRPDPAKNSVYECGVPAIGTARERFPIKFYLVCMLFILFDVDAAFLYPWALIFRDLGLFGLLEMGVFIVLIGGGFVYAWKVGALDW is encoded by the coding sequence ATGCCCGGCTACGCCCCTATCCTGATTCTCGGCGCGGTCACCCTGGGGTTCGCGGTCTCCACCGCGATCCTGTCGCGCCTAATCGGTCGCCCGCGTCCGGATCCCGCCAAGAACTCGGTCTACGAGTGCGGGGTGCCCGCCATCGGCACCGCGCGGGAGCGCTTCCCGATCAAGTTCTACCTGGTTTGCATGCTCTTCATCCTCTTTGACGTGGATGCGGCCTTCCTCTACCCCTGGGCACTGATCTTCCGGGATCTGGGGCTCTTCGGCCTCCTCGAGATGGGCGTGTTCATCGTCCTCATCGGGGGCGGCTTCGTCTACGCCTGGAAGGTGGGAGCCCTCGACTGGTGA
- the nuoF gene encoding NADH-quinone oxidoreductase subunit NuoF — MLFRNVWKKNSQALATYQAGGGYANLKKFLSMKPEDIIETVKRSNLRGRGGAGFPTGLKWSLLPKENPKPRYLCVNADESEPGTYKDRVIIEQDPHQLIEGTVVSCHAIRSRTAYIYIRGEFHEGARNLETALQEARAAGYVGRNILGTGVDVEVHVHRGAGAYECGEETALLESLEGKRGQPRMKPPFPANVGLYGCPTIVNNVETLICVPLILERGAEWFAGYGVEKNGGPKLYSISGHVKRPGSYEAPMGRITLRELIYGDGYAQGIREGRKLKAVVPGGSSTPVLTADEIDIGMDFESVAKAGSMLGSAGTIVMDDSTCMVWAARNLTYFYKHESCGKCSPCREGTGWLLRLLTQIEEGQGADKDLDTLWRVTDAIAGKTLCPFGDAAVAPPQSNLKKFREEFEYHVREKQCWRAVAGTFEEARARRLTGVAP; from the coding sequence ATCCTCTTCCGCAACGTCTGGAAGAAGAACTCCCAGGCCCTCGCCACCTACCAGGCGGGGGGGGGGTACGCCAACCTGAAGAAGTTCCTCTCCATGAAGCCCGAAGACATCATCGAGACGGTCAAGCGGTCCAACCTGCGCGGGCGGGGGGGGGCCGGTTTCCCGACCGGACTCAAGTGGAGCCTCCTGCCCAAGGAGAACCCCAAGCCCCGCTACCTTTGCGTCAATGCGGACGAGAGCGAGCCCGGCACCTACAAGGACCGGGTCATCATCGAGCAGGACCCCCATCAGCTCATCGAGGGCACGGTGGTCTCGTGCCACGCCATCCGTTCCCGCACCGCCTACATCTACATCCGCGGTGAGTTCCACGAGGGGGCCCGCAACCTGGAGACGGCGCTCCAGGAGGCGCGGGCCGCCGGTTACGTGGGCCGGAACATCCTCGGCACGGGGGTGGACGTGGAGGTCCATGTCCACCGGGGCGCGGGCGCCTACGAATGCGGGGAGGAGACGGCCCTCCTGGAGAGCCTCGAGGGCAAACGCGGCCAGCCCCGGATGAAGCCCCCCTTTCCCGCCAACGTGGGGCTCTACGGATGCCCCACCATCGTCAACAACGTGGAGACCCTCATCTGCGTCCCTCTCATCCTGGAGAGGGGGGCGGAGTGGTTCGCCGGCTACGGGGTGGAGAAGAACGGGGGGCCCAAGCTCTACTCCATCAGCGGCCACGTGAAGCGGCCCGGAAGCTACGAGGCGCCCATGGGCCGGATCACGCTGCGGGAGCTGATCTACGGCGACGGGTACGCGCAGGGGATCCGCGAGGGCCGGAAGCTCAAGGCGGTGGTGCCGGGCGGCTCCTCCACCCCCGTACTCACCGCGGACGAGATCGACATCGGGATGGATTTCGAGAGCGTGGCCAAGGCGGGGAGCATGCTGGGCTCCGCGGGCACGATCGTGATGGACGACTCCACGTGCATGGTCTGGGCCGCGCGCAACCTGACCTATTTCTACAAGCACGAGTCCTGCGGCAAGTGTTCCCCCTGCCGAGAGGGGACGGGCTGGTTGCTGCGGCTCCTGACCCAGATCGAGGAGGGGCAGGGAGCGGACAAGGACCTGGACACCCTCTGGCGGGTGACGGACGCCATCGCGGGCAAGACCCTCTGCCCCTTCGGGGACGCGGCGGTGGCCCCTCCCCAGTCCAACCTCAAGAAGTTCCGGGAGGAGTTCGAATACCACGTGCGCGAGAAACAGTGCTGGCGCGCGGTGGCGGGGACGTTCGAGGAGGCGAGGGCTCGACGCCTGACGGGGGTGGCGCCCTGA
- the nuoH gene encoding NADH-quinone oxidoreductase subunit NuoH, producing the protein MVPLLWWQALLGDTAKVFVIFNINMLTFVHMTWLERRVLAFMQFRLGPNRTGPLGFFQPYADAIKLFFKEETMPAEANRKAFVAAPLISVAAAFMAIAVIPYGPPFTLFGRQWQLQVADLGVGVLFIFAITALGVYGVVVAGWSANNKFTLLGSLRSSAQMFSYELALGLSWVGIIMLAGSFKIGDIVQHQAGWLVHWNIVRQPLAFLVYFVAATAEVARIPFDLPEGETELVAGFHTEYSSMSFGLMQIAEYINMITVSVLATDLFLGGWYSGLPFLPSHGLLGFVWFGAKVFFVLFVFVWLRGTLPRFRYDQLMDFGWKVLIPLAVLNIMVTAVMVTVFGS; encoded by the coding sequence ATGGTCCCCCTGCTCTGGTGGCAAGCCCTGCTGGGCGACACGGCCAAGGTCTTCGTCATCTTCAACATCAACATGCTGACCTTCGTGCACATGACCTGGTTGGAGCGGCGGGTTCTGGCTTTCATGCAGTTCCGCCTGGGTCCCAACCGCACCGGACCCCTGGGGTTCTTCCAGCCCTACGCCGACGCCATCAAGCTCTTCTTCAAGGAAGAGACCATGCCCGCGGAGGCCAACCGCAAGGCCTTCGTGGCCGCCCCCTTGATCTCGGTCGCGGCCGCCTTCATGGCCATTGCCGTGATCCCCTACGGGCCGCCCTTCACGCTCTTCGGCCGGCAGTGGCAGCTCCAGGTGGCGGACCTCGGGGTCGGCGTGCTCTTCATCTTCGCCATCACCGCCCTGGGAGTGTACGGGGTGGTGGTGGCGGGTTGGTCCGCGAACAACAAGTTCACCCTCCTGGGCAGCCTCCGCTCCTCGGCCCAGATGTTCTCCTACGAGCTGGCGCTGGGCCTCTCCTGGGTCGGGATCATCATGCTCGCGGGCTCTTTCAAGATCGGCGACATCGTCCAGCACCAGGCAGGGTGGCTCGTCCATTGGAACATCGTCAGGCAGCCCCTGGCCTTCCTGGTCTACTTCGTGGCCGCCACTGCCGAGGTCGCCCGCATTCCCTTCGACCTCCCTGAAGGCGAGACCGAGCTGGTCGCGGGGTTCCACACCGAGTACTCGTCCATGAGCTTCGGCCTCATGCAGATCGCCGAGTACATCAACATGATCACGGTCTCGGTCCTGGCCACCGACCTCTTCCTGGGGGGCTGGTACTCGGGCTTGCCCTTCCTCCCCTCCCACGGGCTCCTGGGCTTCGTGTGGTTCGGGGCCAAGGTGTTCTTCGTGCTCTTCGTCTTCGTCTGGCTGCGGGGCACCCTTCCCCGCTTCCGCTACGACCAGCTCATGGACTTTGGCTGGAAAGTGCTGATCCCTCTCGCCGTCCTCAACATCATGGTCACCGCGGTCATGGTGACGGTCTTCGGATCATGA
- a CDS encoding NADH-quinone oxidoreductase subunit J, protein MIDAILFYMFAGAALGSALVVVGQRNPLYSAFALILNLCSLSAIYGLLGSPFIAVLQVVVYAGAIMVLFLFVLMLLNVKRESQEEGSWRALAGTAFALAVLLVFQVGTVLLHWHHPAPPDFDASTRKMAEILFSPRFLYVFEATSILILAALVGAVALAKKDP, encoded by the coding sequence ATGATCGACGCCATCCTTTTTTATATGTTCGCGGGCGCCGCCCTGGGCTCCGCCCTGGTCGTGGTGGGCCAGCGGAACCCGCTCTACAGCGCCTTTGCCCTCATCCTCAACCTCTGCTCTTTGTCTGCGATCTACGGCCTCCTGGGCTCCCCCTTCATCGCCGTGCTGCAAGTGGTGGTCTACGCCGGCGCCATCATGGTTCTCTTCCTGTTCGTGCTCATGCTCTTGAACGTCAAGCGCGAGTCCCAGGAGGAGGGGAGCTGGCGCGCGCTCGCGGGCACCGCCTTCGCCCTGGCCGTGCTGCTCGTCTTCCAGGTGGGGACCGTCCTCCTCCACTGGCACCACCCGGCCCCCCCTGACTTCGACGCTTCCACGCGGAAAATGGCGGAGATCCTCTTCTCCCCCCGCTTCCTCTACGTCTTCGAGGCCACCTCGATCCTGATCCTGGCCGCGCTGGTGGGCGCGGTGGCCCTGGCCAAGAAGGATCCCTGA
- the nuoK gene encoding NADH-quinone oxidoreductase subunit NuoK — MPPGPAFLNYAVLLSLGLFAIGALGVFLRRNVITVFMCVELMLNAVNLAFVTFSRAFGTLDGQVLVFFVMVVAAAEAAVGLAIVIAIHRHRDTLDVDAFNLMKW; from the coding sequence ATGCCCCCCGGGCCCGCCTTCTTGAACTACGCCGTCCTCCTCAGCCTGGGGCTGTTCGCGATCGGGGCGCTCGGCGTCTTCCTGCGCCGCAACGTCATCACCGTCTTCATGTGCGTGGAGCTCATGCTGAACGCGGTGAACCTGGCGTTCGTGACCTTCAGCCGGGCCTTCGGCACCCTGGACGGGCAGGTCCTGGTCTTCTTCGTGATGGTGGTGGCGGCGGCGGAGGCGGCGGTGGGCCTGGCCATCGTGATCGCCATCCACCGGCACCGCGACACCCTGGACGTGGACGCCTTCAACCTCATGAAGTGGTAG
- the nuoL gene encoding NADH-quinone oxidoreductase subunit L: MFEDHALIVATFMIPMLPLFGFITLALFPLFRSISLALFGERFRRDNDEWGATLLACALVLLSFALAAWSVIRLQGLVGGPTGLRFAQPYLGYEWIEAGGFRVSLSLLLDPLSSVMILVVTGVGSLIHIYSLGYMAHDEDRVRYFSYLNLFTFFMLLLVLGGNLPLMFVGWEGVGLCSYLLIGFWFRRKSATDAGMKAFIVNRIGDVGLLLGMILAYHAFGSLDLVTIADNASALAPEAGGEFGVVTLVCLLLFVGACGKSAQIPLHVWLPDAMEGPTPVSALIHAATMVTAGVYLVARLAPLYHLSAGALTVVAVVGGATALMAATIALVQTDIKKVLAYSTVSQLGYMFLACGVGAFGVAIFHLFTHAFFKALLFLGAGSVIHALSGEQDMRNMGGLRAKIPWTFWTFVVGTLAIAGIPPLAGFFSKDEILRGALLAGKTGLFALGFLTAFLTAFYMSRLMFLTFFGSFRGGPAAEPHVHESPWTMRGPLVLLAVGSAVGGFVAVPELIQPALRLAPAGHHYMPWLPLLASLNAVVGIVAAYYAYVLYPGLPARVSLALTPLARLFEAKYHFDDAYNWLVDRLVRESETLLWKRVDGGLIDGAVNRGAELVGALGQRVRLAQTGYVRSYALLILAGAVALLGYLLWS, translated from the coding sequence ATGTTCGAAGATCACGCGTTGATCGTCGCGACCTTCATGATCCCCATGCTCCCCCTCTTCGGGTTCATCACCCTAGCCCTGTTCCCCCTCTTCCGGTCCATCAGCCTGGCCCTGTTCGGGGAGCGGTTCCGGAGGGACAACGACGAGTGGGGGGCCACCCTCTTGGCCTGCGCTCTCGTGCTCCTGTCCTTCGCCCTCGCGGCCTGGTCCGTGATCCGCCTCCAGGGTCTGGTGGGAGGGCCCACCGGCCTCCGCTTTGCCCAGCCCTACCTGGGCTACGAGTGGATCGAGGCCGGGGGGTTCCGGGTCTCCCTGAGCCTGCTCCTGGATCCCCTCTCCTCCGTGATGATCCTGGTCGTGACGGGGGTGGGCTCGCTCATCCACATCTACTCCCTGGGATACATGGCCCACGACGAGGACCGGGTCCGCTACTTCTCCTACTTGAACCTCTTTACGTTCTTCATGCTCCTCCTGGTCTTGGGGGGCAACCTGCCCTTGATGTTCGTGGGCTGGGAAGGGGTGGGGCTCTGCTCGTACCTCCTGATCGGGTTCTGGTTCCGCCGGAAGAGCGCCACCGATGCGGGGATGAAGGCCTTCATCGTGAACCGCATCGGCGACGTGGGCCTGCTGTTGGGCATGATCCTGGCCTACCACGCCTTCGGCAGCCTGGACCTCGTGACCATCGCCGACAACGCAAGTGCGCTCGCTCCCGAGGCCGGGGGCGAGTTCGGGGTCGTGACCCTGGTCTGCCTGCTCCTCTTCGTGGGCGCCTGCGGTAAGAGCGCGCAGATTCCCTTGCATGTCTGGCTGCCCGACGCCATGGAGGGCCCCACCCCCGTCTCCGCTCTGATCCACGCCGCCACCATGGTCACCGCGGGCGTGTATCTGGTGGCCCGCCTGGCCCCCCTCTACCATCTCTCCGCGGGCGCCCTCACGGTGGTGGCGGTGGTCGGGGGAGCCACTGCGCTCATGGCCGCCACCATTGCCCTCGTCCAGACCGACATCAAGAAGGTGCTCGCCTATTCCACCGTGAGCCAGCTCGGCTACATGTTCCTGGCCTGCGGAGTGGGAGCGTTCGGGGTGGCCATCTTCCACCTCTTCACCCACGCCTTCTTCAAAGCCTTGCTCTTCCTGGGCGCGGGCTCCGTGATCCACGCCCTGAGCGGCGAGCAGGACATGAGAAACATGGGTGGTCTGCGAGCGAAGATCCCCTGGACCTTCTGGACGTTCGTGGTGGGCACCTTGGCCATCGCCGGCATCCCCCCCTTGGCCGGCTTCTTCAGCAAGGACGAGATCCTCCGGGGGGCGCTGCTGGCGGGCAAGACCGGACTCTTCGCGCTCGGCTTCCTCACCGCCTTTCTCACCGCCTTCTACATGTCCCGGCTCATGTTCCTGACCTTCTTCGGGAGCTTCCGCGGAGGCCCGGCCGCCGAGCCCCACGTCCACGAGTCGCCCTGGACGATGCGCGGGCCGCTCGTGCTCCTGGCCGTGGGTTCGGCGGTGGGAGGGTTCGTTGCGGTGCCGGAGCTGATCCAGCCCGCCCTTCGACTCGCCCCCGCCGGGCACCACTACATGCCCTGGCTGCCCTTGCTGGCAAGCCTGAACGCCGTGGTCGGGATCGTGGCTGCCTACTACGCGTACGTGCTCTACCCCGGCCTGCCCGCGCGGGTGTCCCTGGCCTTGACCCCACTCGCGCGCCTCTTCGAGGCCAAGTACCACTTCGACGACGCCTACAACTGGCTGGTGGACCGCCTGGTGAGGGAGAGCGAGACCCTGCTCTGGAAGCGGGTCGACGGGGGGCTGATCGACGGGGCCGTGAACCGAGGAGCCGAGCTGGTGGGGGCCCTCGGGCAGAGGGTGCGCCTGGCCCAGACCGGCTACGTTCGGTCGTACGCCCTGCTCATCCTAGCGGGAGCGGTGGCCCTGCTCGGCTACCTGCTGTGGTCATGA